The following proteins are co-located in the Apium graveolens cultivar Ventura chromosome 5, ASM990537v1, whole genome shotgun sequence genome:
- the LOC141661244 gene encoding uncharacterized protein LOC141661244 has protein sequence MPKYMPKVVSTTEPGKNKDSAVSLNYPMLMRGNYTTWALKMKVYMQTHGVWDVVVPKDSKAPIDDKMDKIAMATIYQSIPEDIFLSLAEKETAKEVWEAIKVMCQGVEHVKNAKIQTLKAEFESLSMKDSDSLDDFCLKITGMVTNIRALGEAVAEAYVVIKILRAIPPKFLQIVSTIEQFRDLDTMTIEEAVSSMKAHEERL, from the coding sequence ATGCCCAAGTACATGCCAAAAGTAGTTTCGACAACGGAACCAGGGAAAAACAAAGACAGTGCGGTTAGTTTGAATTACCCCATGTTGATGAGAGGTAATTATACAACATGGGCTCTGAAAATGAAGGTATATATGCAGACCCATGGCGTCTGGGATGTAGTGGTACCTAAAGATTCGAAGGCACCAATCGATGACAAGATGGATAAAATCGCTATGGCAACCATTTATCAAAGTATTCCAGAAGACATTTTCCTTTCACTGGCTGAGAAAGAAACTGCAAAAGAAGTTTGGGAGGCAATTAAAGTAATGTGTCAGGGTGTGGAACATGTGAAGAATGCAAAGATACAAACGCTCAAGGCTGAATTCGAGTCACTAAGCATGAAGGACTCAGACTCTCTCGATGATTTCTGTTTGAAGATCACAGGCATGGTGACAAACATTCGTGCACTTGGAGAGGCAGTAGCTGAAGCTTATGTCGTGATAAAAATATTAAGAGCAATACCCCCGAAGTTCTTGCAGATTGTGTCCACCATTGAACAGTTTAGAGATCTGGATACAATGACAATAGAGGAGGCTGTCAGTTCCATGAAAGCACATGAGGAAAGGCTTTGA
- the LOC141662140 gene encoding F-box protein At5g07610-like, translating to MRTNLKSKKLCSASAELIGGNDFFLGLILVRVPVRSVVRFKSVSKQWCALISDPQFGRRHTLENPSSRIPLGLHLYNPADSMEDTVYSISRSNSEGKIPLCLDPAVLTESIPINYWRDLLSRETVMRMIQSCNGLNLFRFNSFERDRKAYYVRNLVTNEIKSVPSPKLDSRFYEWIVTFVLAFDPLVSPHYKVICATASIARVVTSKFMIFSSETGRWKDTNVTMDGHELQYGKGLYCHGAIYWIVINTQSCYRFDIEAKNLTKISFPPKASGSGFRHFVESNGHLYIVCVVDCAQKNLNVYELDEVTMKWVIKHRVHINHLISSLPHDFGNGGNLQKCHSIHSILSVLRGEGEEDTALLVNISGKVVLYNLQSKKVEVLLSELRWNSIKGGAILYLGEPPFIPAYPFVATLHPME from the exons ATGAGGACCAACCTTAAATCTAAAAAATTGTGTTCAGCATCAGCAGAATTAATAGGGGGCAACGATTTCTTTCTCGGTCTGATTTTAGTTCGTGTTCCAGTCAGATCAGTGGTCCGATTCAAATCAGTCTCTAAACAATGGTGTGCCCTAATTTCCGATCCCCAGTTCGGGCGCCGCCACACTCTTGAAAACCCTAGCTCACGCATTCCTTTGGGACTCCACTTGTACAACCCTGCTGACTCAATGGAAGATACAGTTTATTCCATATCTCGCTCTAATTCTGAAGGTAAGATCCCTCTTTGTTTAGATCCTGCTGTACTAACTGAAAGTATTCCAATAAACTACTGGAGGGATTTGCTCTCTAGAGAAACTGTCATGAGGATGATACAGTCTTGTAATGGGTTGAATCTATTTAGATTCAACTCCTTCGAAAGGGATAGGAAAGCGTATTATGTTCGAAATTTAGTTACCAATGAAATCAAATCAGTACCTTCACCCAAATTAGATTCTAGATTTTATGAATGGATTGTTACTTTTGTTTTGGCTTTTGACCCTCTGGTATCACCCCATTACAAAGTTATCTGTGCTACAGCGTCGATAGCGAGAGTAGTTACATCTAAATTCATGATATTTAGTTCAGAAACTGGTAGATGGAAAGATACTAATGTTACTATGGATGGACATGAGCTGCAATACGGAAAGGGACTGTATTGCCATGGTGCTATTTATTGGATTGTGATAAACACGCAATCTTGTTATCGTTTCGATATTGAAGCTAAGAATTTGACCAAAATCTCTTTTCCTCCAAAGGCTTCTGGTTCAGGCTTCAGGCATTTTGTTGAATCTAATGGGCACTTGTACATTGTTTGTGTCGTAGACTGCGCACAAAAAAATTTAAATGTGTATGAGTTGGATGAGGTTACTATGAAGTGGGTTATAAAGCACCGGGTACATATTAATCATCTCATTTCTTCATTACCACATGATTTTGGGAATGGGGGAAATCTGCAGAAATGTCACTCCATCCATTCAATATTAAGCGTTCTGAGAGGAGAAGGGGAAGAAGACACAGCTCTTCTTGTAAATATCTCTGGCAAAGTTGTTCTGTATAATCTCCAAAGTAAGAAAGTTGAGGTGCTCCTTTCTGAGCTCAGATGGAACAGTATTAAGGGTGGGGCAATTCTTTATCTTGGTGAACCTCCATTTATTCCTGCATATCCTTTCGTTGCAACCCTACATCCAAT GGAATAA
- the LOC141661245 gene encoding uncharacterized protein LOC141661245, translating to MEPGKNKDSAVSLNYPMLMRGNYTAWALKMKVYMQTHGFWDAVVPKDLKIPIDDKMDKIAMAAIYQSIPEDILLSLAEKETTKEVWEVIKVMCQGTEHVKNAKIKMLKVEFESLSMKDLDSLDDFCLKITGMGDNTWSQLLLIEEEWLKKEKEESKLLLTRDEWIRRSNRVRTEQRFRGREYNRGTRDRSRVRCFNCNILGHFAADCRKPGCDKESKEEANIVEIPDEPALILIECEGKGENMMLLNK from the exons ATGGAACCAGGGAAAAATAAAGACAGTGCGGTTAGTTTGAATTACCCCATGTTGATGAGAGGTAATTATACAGCATGGGCTCTGAAAATGAAGGTATATATGCAGACCCATGGCTTCTGGGATGCAGTGGTACCTAAAGATCTAAAGATACCAATCGATGACAAGATGGATAAAATCGCTATGGCAGCTATTTATCAAAGTATTCCCGAAGATATTCTCCTTTCACTGGCTGAGAAAGAAactacaaaagaagtttgggagGTAATTAAAGTAATGTGTCAGGGTACGGAACATGTGAAGAATGCAAAGATAAAAATGCTCAAGGTTGAATTCGAGTCACTAAGCATGAAGGACTTAGATTCTCTCGATGATTTCTGTTTGAAGATCACAGGCATG GGCGACAATACTTGGAGTCAGTTGCTTCTCATTGAAGAGGAATGGTTGAAGAAGGAGAAGGAGGAGAGCAAGTTATTGCTCACTAGAGATGAGTGGATCAGGCGATCAAATAGAGTTAGAACGGAACAAAGGTTTCGAGGACGAGAATATAATCGAGGCACACGTGATAGGAGCCGTGTAAGGTGTTTCAATTGTAACATTCTCGGACATTTTGCTGCAGATTGTAGGAAACCTGGATGTGATAAAGAAAGTAAGGAGGAGGCTAACATTGTTGAAATTCCAGATGAACCAGCATTGATTTTAATAGAATGCGAAGGCAAAGGAGAGAATATGATGTTATTGAACAAATAG
- the LOC141661246 gene encoding F-box protein At5g07610-like, with translation MRTNLKSKKMRTNLKSKKLCSASAELIGGNHFFLGLILVRVPVRSVVRFKSVSKQWCALISDPQFRRRHTLENPSSRIPLGLHLYNPADSMEDTVYSISRSNSEGKIPLCLDPAVLTESIPINYWRDLLSRETVMRMIQSCNGLNLSRFNSFERDRKAYYVRNLVTNEIKSVPSPKLDSRFYEWIVTFVLAFDPLVSPHYKVICATSVDSESSYI, from the coding sequence ATGAGGACCAACCTTAAATCTAAAAAGATGAGGACCAACCTTAAATCTAAAAAATTGTGTTCAGCATCAGCAGAATTAATAGGGGGCAACCATTTCTTTCTCGGTCTGATTTTAGTTCGTGTTCCAGTCAGATCAGTGGTCCGATTCAAATCAGTCTCTAAACAATGGTGTGCCCTAATTTCCGATCCCCAGTTCCGGCGCCGCCACACTCTTGAAAACCCTAGCTCACGCATTCCTTTGGGACTCCACTTGTACAACCCTGCTGACTCAATGGAAGATACAGTTTATTCCATATCTCGCTCTAATTCTGAAGGTAAGATCCCTCTTTGTTTAGATCCTGCTGTACTAACTGAAAGTATTCCAATAAACTACTGGAGGGATTTGCTCTCTAGAGAAACTGTCATGAGGATGATACAGTCTTGTAATGGGTTGAATCTATCTAGATTCAACTCCTTCGAAAGGGATAGGAAAGCGTATTATGTTCGAAATTTAGTTACCAATGAAATCAAATCAGTACCTTCACCCAAATTAGATTCTAGATTTTATGAATGGATTGTTACTTTTGTTTTGGCTTTTGACCCTCTGGTATCACCCCATTACAAAGTTATCTGTGCTACAAGCGTCGATAGCGAGAGTAGTTACATCTAA